One Lagenorhynchus albirostris chromosome 8, mLagAlb1.1, whole genome shotgun sequence genomic region harbors:
- the TMEM168 gene encoding transmembrane protein 168 isoform X2 produces MVSVFTIEDYVGCGFVISGLYYVEPTNGIFLSMFLIVLPLESMAHGLFHELGNCLGGTSVGYAIVIPTNFCSPDGQPTLLPPEHVQELNLRSTGMLNAIQRFFAYHMIETYGCDYSTSGLSFDTLHSKLKAFLELRTVDGPRHDTYVLYYSGHTHGTGEWALAGGDILRLDTLLEWWREKNGSFCSRLIIILDSENSTPWVKEVRKINDQYIAVQGAEMTKTIDIEEADPPQLGDFTKDWVEYNCNSTNNICWTEKGRTVKAVYGVSKRWSDYTLHLPTGSDVAKHWMLYFPRITYPLVHLANWLCGLNLFWICKTCFRCLKRLKMNWFLPTVLDTGQGFKLVKS; encoded by the exons ccaACAAATGGAATCTTCTTGAGCATGTTTCTGATTGTTTTGCCATTGGAATCTATGGCTCATGGCCTCTTCCATGAATTGGGTAACTGTTTAGGAGGAACATCTGTTGGATATGCTATTGTGATTCCCACCAACTTCTGCAG tCCTGATGGTCAGCCAACACTTCTTCCACCAGAACATGTACAGGAGTTAAATTTGAGGTCTACTGGCATGCTCAATGCTATCCAAAGGTTTTTTGCATATCACATGATTGAGACCTATGGATGTGACTATTCTACAAGTGGCCTGTCCTTTGATACTCTACATTCCAAACTGAAAGCTTTCCTTGAACTTCGGactgtggatggacctagacatgaTACGTATGTTTTGTATTACAGTGGGCACACCCATGGTACAGGAGAGTGGGCTCTTGCAG GTGGAGACATACTACGCCTTGACACACTTTTAGAATGGTGGCGAGAAAAGAATGGTTCCTTCTGTTCCCGACTTATTATCATATTAGACAGTGAGAATTCAACCCCCTGGGtgaaagaagtgagaaaaatCAATGACCAGTATATTGCAGTGCAAGGAGCAGAGATGACAAAAACAATAGATATTGAAGAAGCTGACCCACCGCAGCTGGGTGACTTTACAAAAGACTGGGTAGAATATAACTGCAACTCCACTAATAACATCTGCTGGACTGAAAAGGGACGCACAGTGAAAGCAGTGTATGGTGTGTCAAAACGGTGGAGTGACTACACTCTGCATTTGCCAACGGGAAGCGATGTGGCCAAGCACTGGATGTTGTACTTTCCTCGTATTACATATCCACTAGTGCATTTGGCAAATTGGTTGTGTGGTCTGAACCTTTTTTGGATCTGCAAAACTTGTTTTAGGTgcttgaaaagattaaaaatgaattgGTTTCTTCCTACCGTGCTGGACACAGGACAAGGCTTCAAACTTGTCAAATCTTAA
- the TMEM168 gene encoding transmembrane protein 168 isoform X3, with product MFLIVLPLESMAHGLFHELGNCLGGTSVGYAIVIPTNFCSPDGQPTLLPPEHVQELNLRSTGMLNAIQRFFAYHMIETYGCDYSTSGLSFDTLHSKLKAFLELRTVDGPRHDTYVLYYSGHTHGTGEWALAGGDILRLDTLLEWWREKNGSFCSRLIIILDSENSTPWVKEVRKINDQYIAVQGAEMTKTIDIEEADPPQLGDFTKDWVEYNCNSTNNICWTEKGRTVKAVYGVSKRWSDYTLHLPTGSDVAKHWMLYFPRITYPLVHLANWLCGLNLFWICKTCFRCLKRLKMNWFLPTVLDTGQGFKLVKS from the exons ATGTTTCTGATTGTTTTGCCATTGGAATCTATGGCTCATGGCCTCTTCCATGAATTGGGTAACTGTTTAGGAGGAACATCTGTTGGATATGCTATTGTGATTCCCACCAACTTCTGCAG tCCTGATGGTCAGCCAACACTTCTTCCACCAGAACATGTACAGGAGTTAAATTTGAGGTCTACTGGCATGCTCAATGCTATCCAAAGGTTTTTTGCATATCACATGATTGAGACCTATGGATGTGACTATTCTACAAGTGGCCTGTCCTTTGATACTCTACATTCCAAACTGAAAGCTTTCCTTGAACTTCGGactgtggatggacctagacatgaTACGTATGTTTTGTATTACAGTGGGCACACCCATGGTACAGGAGAGTGGGCTCTTGCAG GTGGAGACATACTACGCCTTGACACACTTTTAGAATGGTGGCGAGAAAAGAATGGTTCCTTCTGTTCCCGACTTATTATCATATTAGACAGTGAGAATTCAACCCCCTGGGtgaaagaagtgagaaaaatCAATGACCAGTATATTGCAGTGCAAGGAGCAGAGATGACAAAAACAATAGATATTGAAGAAGCTGACCCACCGCAGCTGGGTGACTTTACAAAAGACTGGGTAGAATATAACTGCAACTCCACTAATAACATCTGCTGGACTGAAAAGGGACGCACAGTGAAAGCAGTGTATGGTGTGTCAAAACGGTGGAGTGACTACACTCTGCATTTGCCAACGGGAAGCGATGTGGCCAAGCACTGGATGTTGTACTTTCCTCGTATTACATATCCACTAGTGCATTTGGCAAATTGGTTGTGTGGTCTGAACCTTTTTTGGATCTGCAAAACTTGTTTTAGGTgcttgaaaagattaaaaatgaattgGTTTCTTCCTACCGTGCTGGACACAGGACAAGGCTTCAAACTTGTCAAATCTTAA